The proteins below are encoded in one region of Bremerella sp. P1:
- a CDS encoding TraR/DksA C4-type zinc finger protein produces MLREISCPDCHWHRLVGTAEKLRLLHQVGMLRREENPDQAIIEELFERSSRKLTCGECGRVGLRIDFPRDEEEDWGDGRVCEQCRKTIPAERLEIFPDTKICVACQQKDDDGEDDTQPDFCPKCGEVMISGTSRGGGLTRYRLRCPRCG; encoded by the coding sequence ATGCTGAGAGAAATAAGCTGCCCCGATTGTCACTGGCATCGACTGGTCGGGACAGCCGAGAAACTACGCCTGTTGCACCAGGTCGGGATGCTTCGCCGTGAAGAAAACCCCGATCAGGCCATCATCGAGGAGCTGTTCGAGCGCAGCAGCCGCAAGCTGACCTGCGGCGAGTGCGGTCGGGTGGGGCTGCGAATAGATTTCCCGCGGGACGAAGAGGAAGACTGGGGCGATGGCCGTGTCTGCGAGCAGTGCCGCAAGACGATCCCCGCCGAACGGTTAGAAATCTTTCCCGATACCAAGATCTGCGTGGCCTGCCAGCAGAAAGATGACGACGGCGAAGACGACACCCAGCCCGATTTCTGCCCGAAGTGTGGAGAGGTTATGATATCAGGCACCTCTCGCGGTGGCGGACTAACACGGTATCGACTGCGTTGCCCTCGCTGCGGCTGA
- a CDS encoding 3-keto-disaccharide hydrolase: MSMRSFLSLVCCLAVASVACGQEFKSGIEWPEPKIITPGEKPSDPPSDAIVLIGTEDMSAWNGGEKWKFEDGVATAAKGGINTKQKFGDIQLHMEWAAPDEVKGSGQGRGNSGVFLMGHYEIQILDSYDNTTYFDGQAGAVYKQSPPMVNAMKKPGEWNTYDIVFTKPIRNEKGDVVAPARITVIHNGVLLQNSYPIRGSTNWHKPPAYDRHKDAESISLQFHGNPVRFRNMWVREIESIEPTFVPEDTEMVRWRADWSTEKITAAPPKESEATAEEAAPKTEEPKKEEVKEEAKPEVKAEEPKEEAKKDADEKK, translated from the coding sequence ATGTCGATGCGTAGTTTTCTTTCCTTGGTTTGTTGCTTAGCGGTGGCCTCGGTTGCCTGCGGTCAAGAGTTCAAAAGCGGTATCGAATGGCCGGAACCGAAGATCATTACCCCAGGCGAGAAGCCTTCGGACCCTCCCTCGGATGCGATCGTTTTGATCGGCACCGAAGACATGTCGGCCTGGAATGGCGGCGAGAAGTGGAAGTTTGAAGACGGTGTCGCGACGGCAGCCAAGGGGGGAATCAACACCAAGCAGAAGTTCGGCGATATCCAATTGCACATGGAATGGGCCGCCCCGGATGAAGTCAAAGGTAGTGGCCAAGGCCGCGGCAACAGCGGCGTGTTCCTGATGGGACACTACGAGATTCAGATTCTCGATTCGTACGACAACACGACCTACTTCGATGGCCAGGCCGGTGCCGTTTATAAGCAGTCGCCACCGATGGTCAACGCCATGAAGAAGCCCGGCGAGTGGAATACGTACGACATCGTCTTCACCAAGCCAATCCGCAACGAGAAGGGGGACGTGGTCGCTCCGGCGCGAATCACCGTGATTCATAACGGTGTGCTGTTGCAAAACAGCTATCCGATCCGCGGCAGCACCAACTGGCATAAGCCGCCAGCCTACGACCGCCACAAGGACGCCGAAAGCATTAGCCTGCAGTTCCACGGCAACCCGGTCCGCTTCCGCAACATGTGGGTCCGCGAGATCGAGTCGATCGAGCCAACGTTCGTGCCGGAAGACACCGAGATGGTCCGCTGGCGTGCTGACTGGTCGACCGAAAAGATCACCGCGGCTCCGCCCAAGGAAAGCGAAGCGACTGCGGAAGAAGCTGCTCCCAAGACCGAAGAACCCAAAAAGGAAGAGGTCAAGGAAGAAGCCAAGCCTGAGGTGAAAGCCGAAGAGCCGAAAGAAGAAGCGAAGAAGGACGCAGACGAGAAGAAGTAA
- a CDS encoding acyl-CoA desaturase — MSIATENEKTSLLGESNLTKERPSKNKKSDKPRQSKPYAQRFRHGGAWPIIGWIGLIHLGALAAPFCFTWSGLVAAVVLFYLTGCIGVTLGFHRYLTHAGFKTTKPVKWTLAFIGQLSGEGSALDWVATHRKHHAHSDGEDDPHSPLDGGLWAHIIWLFPHHTGPEKDELHMRWGPDLRKDKVIWFLHKTFIFWHLALGFGLLGLGYAIGGWYTGISLVVWGMFLRLTVLLHVTWFVNSATHMWGYRNYETTDKSTNLWWVGLLAFGEGWHNNHHAYPRMAVHGHKWWEFDLTWNVIRVLKACGLVWNVVDYKQKTKDGTIKV; from the coding sequence ATGTCGATCGCCACCGAAAACGAAAAGACTTCGCTACTCGGTGAGAGCAATCTCACAAAAGAGCGACCTAGCAAAAATAAGAAATCCGATAAGCCCCGTCAGTCGAAGCCCTACGCCCAGCGTTTCCGCCACGGCGGTGCCTGGCCGATCATTGGCTGGATTGGCTTGATTCACCTGGGTGCGCTCGCCGCTCCGTTCTGCTTCACCTGGAGTGGTCTGGTTGCCGCAGTCGTGCTGTTCTACTTGACCGGCTGCATCGGCGTGACGTTGGGCTTCCACCGTTACCTGACCCATGCTGGCTTCAAGACCACCAAGCCTGTGAAGTGGACCCTGGCGTTCATCGGTCAGTTGTCCGGCGAAGGCTCGGCCCTCGATTGGGTCGCGACGCACCGTAAACACCACGCCCATAGCGATGGGGAAGACGACCCGCACTCGCCACTCGATGGCGGTCTGTGGGCCCACATCATCTGGCTCTTCCCACATCATACTGGTCCTGAAAAGGACGAACTGCACATGCGTTGGGGTCCCGACCTGCGTAAAGACAAGGTCATCTGGTTCCTGCACAAGACGTTCATCTTCTGGCACCTCGCACTTGGCTTTGGCCTGCTCGGCCTCGGCTACGCAATCGGCGGCTGGTACACCGGCATCTCGCTGGTCGTGTGGGGCATGTTCCTGCGATTGACCGTCCTGCTGCACGTCACTTGGTTCGTCAACTCGGCCACGCACATGTGGGGCTACCGCAACTACGAAACGACCGACAAGAGCACTAACCTGTGGTGGGTCGGTCTCTTGGCCTTCGGCGAAGGTTGGCACAACAACCACCACGCTTACCCACGCATGGCCGTTCACGGTCACAAGTGGTGGGAATTCGACCTGACCTGGAACGTGATCCGCGTTTTGAAAGCGTGCGGTCTGGTCTGGAACGTGGTCGACTACAAGCAAAAGACCAAAGACGGCACGATCAAGGTTTAA
- a CDS encoding response regulator transcription factor translates to MTMKSNADTHILVVEDEEHLAVGIRYNLEAEGYQVSVAEDGRMALRIVEENTGRVDLVILDLMLPGMSGYAVCETLRSNGEDMPILILSARTLSEDRTRGFDVGADQYMMKPFDLDEFLSRVKNLLSLRRRRQPQKDAEEELVHQYSFGDVEIDFDTFQAFVDGKPIRLTQLESKLLYYFVSHPNRIIPKGELLREVWEMPANVSTRAPDQFIARLRKMFEKDKSKPKHFITIRDAGYQFIPDGKPAVPETEKKQDADESDSAEA, encoded by the coding sequence ATGACGATGAAATCGAACGCCGACACGCACATCCTAGTGGTGGAAGATGAAGAGCATCTGGCCGTGGGGATACGCTACAACCTGGAAGCGGAAGGCTACCAGGTCTCGGTCGCGGAAGATGGACGCATGGCCCTGCGGATCGTCGAAGAAAACACAGGCCGCGTCGATCTGGTGATTCTTGACCTGATGCTGCCGGGCATGAGCGGTTACGCCGTGTGTGAAACGCTGCGAAGTAACGGCGAGGACATGCCGATCCTCATCCTGAGTGCTCGCACCCTTTCCGAAGACCGTACCCGCGGCTTCGATGTGGGGGCCGATCAGTACATGATGAAACCGTTCGACCTCGACGAGTTTCTTAGCCGCGTGAAGAATCTGCTCTCGCTGCGTCGACGTCGCCAACCGCAGAAAGATGCCGAAGAAGAACTGGTCCATCAGTACAGCTTCGGCGACGTCGAGATCGACTTCGATACCTTTCAGGCTTTCGTCGACGGTAAACCGATTCGGCTGACGCAGCTGGAATCAAAGCTGCTGTACTACTTCGTCAGCCATCCCAATCGCATCATTCCTAAGGGAGAACTGCTGCGAGAAGTGTGGGAGATGCCAGCCAACGTCTCGACCCGCGCTCCCGACCAGTTCATTGCCCGGCTGCGGAAGATGTTCGAGAAGGACAAGTCGAAGCCCAAGCACTTCATTACCATCCGCGACGCCGGCTATCAGTTTATTCCCGATGGGAAACCAGCCGTGCCGGAAACCGAAAAGAAGCAAGACGCGGACGAATCCGATTCCGCGGAAGCGTAA
- a CDS encoding sensor histidine kinase yields MSSRRNLSLPITIAVIMIVLLIALIVGWVLLTVWGATENEQAAPLYYTVLPIGATFLAVILAGVIFYMVLSIKAINLSQRQANFIDSVTHELKSPIASLKLYLQTLNRRSIPPEKVGLFYETMLEDIERLDHLINHLLEAGRLDRRREDAEEGDVRLDKVLAGCAQSVALLYRLPPDTIKVKSVPCTVRGLHGDIEIIFRNLIDNAVKYSGKDPEVKVQLRVKYNDEAVIEVTDNGPGIPFSQRRKIFGRFVRLGLELQREKPGTGLGLYLVRTLVRRMKGEVRVKDPPKGTGTVFVVMLPGAKTLAEGQSPEPASASPVP; encoded by the coding sequence ATGTCCAGTCGTCGCAACCTGAGTTTACCGATTACGATCGCCGTGATCATGATCGTGCTGTTGATCGCACTGATCGTGGGCTGGGTGCTGCTCACGGTCTGGGGAGCGACCGAGAACGAACAGGCTGCGCCGCTGTACTACACCGTGCTGCCGATCGGGGCGACCTTTCTCGCCGTGATTCTGGCAGGCGTGATCTTCTACATGGTCCTGTCAATCAAGGCGATCAATCTAAGCCAACGCCAGGCCAACTTCATCGATAGCGTCACGCACGAGCTGAAAAGCCCGATCGCTTCGCTCAAGCTGTACCTGCAAACGCTCAACCGCCGTTCGATACCGCCCGAAAAAGTGGGTTTGTTCTACGAGACGATGCTGGAAGACATCGAGCGACTCGACCACCTGATCAATCACCTGTTAGAAGCGGGCCGGCTCGACCGGCGACGGGAAGACGCCGAAGAAGGCGATGTCCGGCTCGATAAGGTCCTGGCCGGCTGTGCCCAGTCGGTGGCCCTTTTGTATCGCTTGCCGCCGGATACCATCAAGGTGAAGTCGGTCCCGTGCACCGTTCGCGGTTTGCATGGCGATATTGAGATCATCTTCCGAAACTTAATCGATAATGCCGTAAAATATTCGGGTAAAGATCCCGAAGTAAAAGTACAACTACGCGTAAAGTACAACGACGAAGCGGTTATCGAAGTGACCGACAACGGGCCTGGGATTCCCTTCTCGCAGCGCCGGAAGATTTTCGGTCGCTTCGTGCGACTTGGCTTGGAACTTCAGCGTGAGAAGCCGGGGACCGGGCTGGGACTGTACCTGGTGCGTACCCTCGTCCGCCGCATGAAGGGAGAAGTGCGGGTCAAAGATCCGCCGAAAGGCACCGGCACGGTATTTGTTGTGATGCTTCCGGGAGCGAAGACCTTGGCAGAAGGCCAGTCGCCTGAACCTGCTTCTGCTTCGCCCGTCCCTTAA
- a CDS encoding non-reducing end alpha-L-arabinofuranosidase family hydrolase, whose product MNRLLTLTLLLSACAVVQAQDGLQLPKRWTYSAPLITPEVRDKDPSHAQKDPTVVYFEGKWHVFMTAKLPDRSVIEYCSFADWKDADKAARTILPVSESAYYCAPQVFYFTPHKKWYLVYQVGMPGQKKMWVAYSTTEDISDPSSWTQAAPILDGGPDDPRSQGGLDYWIICDDDRAYLFYTTLNGKMWRLSTPIEQFPRGFDNCELALEDKIFEASHTYRVQGQDKYLTLIEENGRRYFKAYVADRLDGKWTPIAATAKNPFAAFSNIEPADGVQAWTDNVSHGELIRAGHDQTLTIDPADMRFIFQGMWDEDKRGIGYGRFSWRIGMLTPKPE is encoded by the coding sequence ATGAACCGTCTCCTCACACTGACTTTGCTTCTCTCGGCATGTGCCGTGGTGCAGGCGCAAGACGGACTCCAGCTTCCCAAACGCTGGACGTATAGCGCTCCGTTGATCACCCCGGAAGTTCGCGACAAGGACCCGAGTCACGCTCAGAAAGATCCGACGGTTGTCTATTTCGAAGGGAAGTGGCACGTCTTCATGACGGCCAAGCTGCCGGATCGTTCGGTGATCGAGTACTGCTCGTTCGCCGACTGGAAGGACGCCGACAAGGCCGCGCGGACCATTCTGCCGGTCAGCGAGAGTGCCTACTACTGTGCTCCGCAGGTCTTCTACTTCACGCCGCACAAAAAGTGGTACCTGGTCTACCAGGTGGGCATGCCAGGTCAGAAGAAGATGTGGGTTGCCTATTCGACCACCGAAGACATCAGCGATCCCAGCAGCTGGACCCAGGCCGCTCCGATATTGGATGGGGGTCCGGATGATCCGCGGTCGCAAGGAGGCCTCGACTACTGGATCATTTGCGACGACGACCGGGCGTATCTCTTCTACACCACCCTCAACGGAAAGATGTGGCGGCTCTCGACACCGATCGAGCAGTTCCCCCGCGGCTTTGATAACTGCGAGCTTGCCCTGGAAGATAAGATCTTTGAAGCCAGCCACACGTACCGGGTTCAAGGGCAGGACAAATACTTGACCCTTATCGAAGAAAACGGCAGACGCTACTTCAAAGCCTACGTGGCCGATCGTCTCGACGGGAAGTGGACGCCGATTGCCGCTACGGCGAAAAATCCGTTCGCGGCTTTCTCGAACATCGAACCTGCCGACGGCGTCCAGGCGTGGACCGACAACGTCAGTCACGGCGAACTTATCCGGGCAGGCCACGACCAAACACTGACGATCGACCCGGCTGACATGCGGTTCATCTTTCAAGGCATGTGGGACGAAGACAAGCGGGGCATCGGGTACGGAAGGTTCTCTTGGCGAATCGGTATGCTTACGCCCAAGCCCGAGTAA